From Kitasatospora sp. MAP12-44:
CCCGCCGGGCCGACCACCGATCCGCGCTTCGACGAGAAGCTGCTCGCCCCGGCGATCGCCCGCTACGACGCCGCCCTCGCCGCGCTGCGCCACGCACAGGACGAGGACGGTCCGCAGAGCCCGCGCGCCCAGAGCGCGCAGGCCGCCATCGACCGGGCGGTGGCGCAGCTGCGCACCCTGCTGACCGGCGTCCTGCTGCCCACCTGGCACGACGTGTGGCGCGGCGTTGACCTGCTGCGCACGCTGCCGCCGGCCGCGCACCTGCCCGAGCGCTGGGAGAGCGACCGTTGGTCCTTCACCGGCCACCGCGACCGGGTGAGCGCCGGCGAGCCGCCGCAGCCCCGCCGGGACGACGCCGTCACCGCCGCCCGCAAGCTCGCCCAGCGCGAGCGCGAGCAGGTGCGCACCGACGTCCAGGAGGCCCTGGACGACCCGCTCGCCATGGCCGAACGGCGGCTGTCCGGCGAGGCGTTCAGCGGCGTGGTGACCGAGCTGGTGCCCGACTGGGACACCTCGGGCCGCTCCCCCAAGCCCCGCCCGCTGCTGACCGTGCGCACCGGCGACCACCCGCACGCCGACCTCGGCCGCGAGGTGCACCGGCCCACCGGGCAGGCCGCCCAGAAGGCGGTGATCACGGCGGTCGAGCCCGAGGCGGGCCTGATCACCGTCCGGATCACCTCGGGGATGGGCCGCAAGAAGGAGCCCGAGCCCGGCTCGCTGCCCGCCGTGGGAGAGCAGGTCACCTTCACGCTCTTCGAGTTGACGGCCCGTCAGTCCGCCCCGCTGCCCGAGCCCGACGACACCCCGTGGACGCACGGTGGTCCCCCGACCGACGTCCAGGATTCGCCTACCTCTGCCGAAGAGTGGGAATGACCAGCACTGTGAGCCCTCTTCAAGCACCGCACGGCCTCGGTCCCGGCGCGGCGGCCGATGCCGCGGTGGCCGCGATCCTGGACGCCACCGTGCGCCCGTCGCCGCGCGCTCCGCGCGGTGTGGTGGTGGACTCCCCGCCCGGCGCTGGGAAGTCGACCCTGGTGGTCAAGGCAGCACGCGAACTGGTGGGCGCCGGCGAGCGGTTGATGATCGTCGCGCAGACCAACAGCCAGGTCGACGACCTGGTCGACCGGTTGGCGGCCAAGGCCCCCGACCTGGGCATCGGCCGGCTGCACAGCAGCGACGCCCGGCCCGCCCCGCAGGCGCTGCGGCACCCGAACGTGACCGCCTCCAGCAAGGCCGCCGACCTGCTGGAGCAGGATGTGGTGATCTCCACCGCGGCCAAGTGGCAGTGGGTCAAGGACGTCGACCCGTGGCGGCACGCGATCGTCGACGAGGCGTACCAGATGCGCTCGGACGCGCTGCTGGCCGTCGCCCGGCTCTTCGAGCGGGCGCTCTTCGTCGGCGACCCGGGCCAGTTGGACCCGTTCACGGTGGTCGGCACCGAGCAGTGGGCGGGGCTCAGCTACGACCCGTCGAGCAGCGCGGTGGTGACCCTGCTGGCGCACAACCCGGCGATCGTGCCGCACCGGCTGCCGGTCTCCTGGCGGCTGCCGGCCTCGGCCGCGCCGCTGATCTCGGCGGCGTTCTACCCCTACACGCCGTTCCGCTCCGGCACCGGTCCGGGTGACCGGCTGCTGATCCCGCGCGGCCGGCCGGACGGCTCCGCGCTGGACGCGGCGATCGACGAGGCCGCCGAGCATGGCTGGGCGCTGCTGGAGCTGCCCGCCCGGCACACCGTGCGGACCGACCCGCAGGCGGTGGCAGCCGTCGCCGCGGTGGTCTGCCGGCTGCTGGAGCGCGGCCTGGACACCCGCTCCGAGCAGGGCGGCAGCCCGCTCACCCCGGATCGGATCGCGGTCGGCACGGCCCACCGGGACCAGGCCGCCGCCGTCCGCGCGGCGCTCGCCGCGCTGGGCATCCCGGTGGACACCACCGCGGGCCCCGCCGTCACCGTCGACACCGCGAACCGCTTGCAGGGGCGCGAGTACGACGTCACGGTGGTGCTGCACCCGCTCTCCGGCCGCCCGGACGCGACCGCCTTCCACCTGGAGACCGGCCGGCTCTGCGTACTGGCCTCCCGGCACCGGCACGCCTGCATCGTGGTCGCCCGGGCCGGCATCGCCGCCCTGCTGGACGAGCACCCGTCCACCGAACCGGTGCAGCTGGGGGTGACGGTGAAGTTCCCGGACGGCTGGGAGGCGAACCACGCGGTGCTGCAGCACCTCGGCGAGCACCGCGTGCGGTTGTAGCCGCCGGCGGCCTCCCGCGGTCGGTGGCTCGGTGCGGCTGCTGTTCAATGTCGACATGAACCACGAGCTCCCGATGGCCGGACACCTGCTGGTCGCCTTCGCGCTGACCTACGCCCTTGGCTTCGAGCGCAGTCTGCGCGGCGCGGCCGCCGGCGATCGGACCTTCTCGCTGATCGGGGTGGGCGCGGCCGTCGTCGCGGCGCTGGCGCAGCACGGCGCGCCCAACGTGCTGACCGGGGTGATCACCGGCGTCGGCTTCATCGGCGGCGGGCTGGTGTTCCGCGAGACCCGGGCGACCGGGGACGTGGTGCGCGGCATCACCACGGCCGCCACGATCTTCGCGGCCGCCGCCGTCGGCGCCGCGGCCGGCCAGGGCCTGCTGCTGCTCGCCGCCATCGGTACGGGGCTGGCGCTGCTGACCCTGGAGATCCGGCACATCCCGGGGCTGCGGCTGCTCGACGGCCGCCGCTGGGCGCGCGACTTCGCCGAGGACGACCACTGCGAAGGGGAGCCCACCCCCAGCGCCCCCGGCTCCCCCACCCGGCTCGACCCCGCGGACGAGGACCTGCTGGACGCCGCCAGGTCCAGCGAGGAGGCGGACCGGTCGCGAGTCTGAGCCGGTCGACGGGGTGGGCCGGCCGGGCTCCGGGTCGGCGGGGCTGTCCGCTTGCTGCCAGGCAGCCTGTTGCAGAAGGTGCAGCAGTGACGTCACCTCCCTCTTCTGGCAAGGTCATTGACGTGCTGCCGTGCAGCCCCGACCTACCGAGGAGACCCGTGAAGCCAGCCCTGCTCGTCCGCCGAATATCCGCCGCCGCGGCCATGCTGCTGGCCCTCGCCCTGCCGACCTTCGTCAACCTTCCCAGCGCCGCGGCGGCTTCGGCCCCCACCGGCGCCGCCGCGGCCGCCCTGGCCGCCGCCAACGTGTCCAAGACCGCCGGCAGCTGCGCCAACACCCCGACCGCCAACAGCCTGGGCGGCTCGCAGTTCGAGACCAGCTGCAGCGGCGGGTACTCGGGCGGGCCCGAGTACTGGTGCGCGGACTTCGCCCAGTGGGTGTGGCAGAACGCGGGGTTCTCGACCACGGGACTGAGTGCCGACTCCGCGAGCTTCCAGACCTACGGACAGCGCAACGGCACCCAGCACACCGCGACTTCGTACAGCCCGCAGCCCGGTGACGCGGTCGAGTACGCCAGCACCAAGGACTCCGCGATCCACCACGTGGGCCTGGTCACGGCGGTGAACCCGGACGGCTCGATCACGACGGCCAACGGCGACTGGAACGGCACACCGGGTGACAACGTCCCGATGGCGACCTATGCGGTGAGCTCCAGCGTGGTCTCGCTGACCATCGCGGCGAGCGAGAAGGCCGTCGGGGACGCGCCCAGCACGGTCGACCCGGCCGACGGCTACTACATCGTGGGCTACACCACGCCGGTGGTCGTGAGCAGCAACCCCTACACCCCGGGCGCGGTCTGCGGCAGCGGCTTCGGCGTGATCGACGCGCACAGCCTGGGTGGCGGCGCTGAGGTCTACCTGCTCTACGACGCCGCCACCCAGCAGAACTGCGTGGCGACCATGGTGAACGCCCCGACCGGCCCGGTGTCCCTGAACGCGACGCTCAGCGTCCAGGGCGGGTCCTCGGCGAGCAATCCGGGGAGCTTCACCTACTACGCGGGGCCGGTGACCCTGGCGGCGCCCACCGCCTGCGTCCAGTGGGGCGGCAGCTACCAGGGCACGTCCTGGACCAGCGACTGGAGCCATTGCGGCTGATCCCGCACGGTGATCCCCGGCGGGGGCGCACGCCCCCGGCGGGGATCACCGGTACTGGCCGCCGTGCACCGTTCCCCCCGAGGGTGCCCGCTTGAGAGAATGGACGACGGCCGAGTTCCGCTCCTCGTACCGAAGGTGTTCCCGCATGCCCGATCGCCAAGACCCGCCGCGCCGACTGCGTCCGGCTCCGCTGCTCTTCGAGCCCGATGCCCTGGTGGCCGAACCCGAACGGTTCTTCCAGCTGGAGAGCATCGAGGACCCGGCGGAACTGCTGCGCCGATCCACGGAGTTGGCACTCGCCTTCCGGGTCGCCGCCGACCGGGCCACCGACTTCCAGGCGATAGCGGCGGCCCAGCTGGCCGACCCGCACCGCTTCGACGCGCTCTCCCCCGCCGAGATCGCCGCCCGCGTCGACTGGACGCCGGACTACGCGGCCAAGATGGTCGAATACGGCCGCAGCCTGCAGGGACAGCGCCGCGCGGGCGAGAGCTGAGCACCTGCTCGCGGTCCGTTGGCATATGCGGCCGGAAAGCCTACGCCGCCCAGGCGTGCCATGTCCGGCGAACAGCATTTCCGCTGCGTCCAGCTGTCCGACCGGAGGACGCTGCTGGGCGTGGACATCTGGACATTTCAATCCGTGGAGTACCTGACGGTGGCGGGCGAGACCTGGCTGGCCTCGGCGAGCGAGTACCCGCGCAGCATGCGCGCCCTGTGGGAGGCGCGCCCGTGGGCCCCGACCGTGCTGCCCTGCGGCCGCGTCTTCGACGTGATCAGCATGCCGGCGCTGTTCGGCCGCAAGGTGCTCGACGAGCTGTGGGCCTCGGGCCCGGGCTGCGGGCCGGTGGCCTCCTACCGGGGTCGCACCCTGCTGCTGGTCCAGCCGGGGGCCGCGCCCCGGCTGCGCACCCTGCTGGCCTGGGAGGAGTGGGCCCGGGACGTGCCGCCGCTGCTCTGCCACGGGCTCGGCGACGCCGTGACCGTACCACCCGTGCAGCGCTCGGCTGACCCCGTCGACCCGGCGGGCGCGGGGGTCGGGCGCTGGATCGTGGCGCCGGACACCCGGGAGCCGTGGCTGCCCGGCGCGGCCGTGCTGCTCTGGGCGTGCGTACGCGCCGCCCGCGGCGGGGCCGCCGAGTCCGACCCGGCGCCCGCGGCCCGGCCGCGGCAGCACGAGCCCAGCCGGCTGCGCCCGCTCCCCGGCCCCGGCAGCTGAGACTGCCCCGGGCCGCTCCCCCGTCGACTCCCGCCTGGCGGTATTCGATTTTGGCTCCGGATCGGCCCGCTGCTAGAGTCTGCTCTGTCAGCAGGCGCCGCTAGCTCAGTTGGTTAGAGCAGCTGACTCTTAATCAGCGGGTCCGGGGTTCGAGTCCCTGGCGGCGCACAGACAACCGAAGGCCCCTCGCGCAAGCGAGGGGCCTTCGGCGTTTCCACAGAGAGCGGCAGAGCGGGGGCGCCGCCGGAGCAGCGCCCCCCTGACGGTCAGCGGCCGCGCAGCTCGCGGTAGCGGGCCACCAGCGCGGCACTGGAGCTGTCCAGGTGGTCCGCGCCCTCGCCGGTCAGCAGCACCGGCTCGATCCGCTTGGCCAGCACCTTGCCCAGCTCGACGCCCCACTGGTCGAAGGAGTCGATGTTCCAGATCGCCCCCTGCACGAACACCTTGTGCTCGTACAGCGCGATCAGCTGGCCGAGCACCGAGGGCGTCAGCTCGGAGGCCAGGATCACCGAGGTCGGGTGGTTGCCCCGGAAGGTGCGGTGCGGGACCTGGAACTCCGGCACGCCCTCGGCCCGCACCTCCTCGGCCGTCTTGCCGAACGCGAGGGCCTGCGCCTGGGCGAAGAAGTTGGCCATCAGCAGGTCGTGCTGCACCTTCAGGCCCGGCAGCAGGTCCTCGACCGGCTTGGCGAAGCCGATCAGGTCCGCCGGGATGACCTTGGTGCCCTGGTGCAGCAGCTGGTAGTAGGCGTGCTGGCCGTTGGTGCCGGGGGTGCCCCAGACCACCGGGCCGGTCTGCCAGTCGACCGGGGTGCCGTCGCGCTGGACCGACTTGCCGTTGGACTCCATGTCCAGCTGCTGCAGGTAGGCGGTGAACTTCGAGAGGTAGTGCGAGTACGGCAGCACCGCGTGCGACTGGGCGTCGAAGAACGCGCCGTACCAGACGCCGAGCAGGCCGAGCAGCAGCGGCACGTTCTGCTCGGGCGGGGCCGTCCGGAAGTGCTCGTCGACCAGGTGGAAGCCGGCCAGCATCTCCTGGAAGCGCTCCGGGCCGATCGCGATCATCAGCGAGAGGCCGATCGCCGAGTCGTAGGAGTAGCGGCCGCCCACCCAGTCCCAGAACTCGAACATGTTCGCCACGTCGATGCCGAAGTCGGCGACGCCCTCGGCGTTGGTCGACAGCGCGACGAAGTGCTTGGCCACCGCGGCGCTGTCGGCGCGCAGTTCGGTGAGCAGCCAGTCGCGCGCCGAGGTGGCGTTGGTGATGGTCTCGATGGTGGTGAAGGTCTTGGAGGCGACGATGAACAGCGTCTCGGCCGCGTCCAGGCCGCGGACCGCCTCGTGCAGGTCGGCGCCGTCCACGTTGGAGACGAAGCGGAAGTCCAACTCGCGGGCGGAGAAGGCGCGCAGAGCCTCGTAGGCCATTGCGGGGCCGAGGTCCGAGCCGCCGATGCCGATGTTGACGACCGTCTTGATCCGCTTGCCGGTGTGGCCCTTCCACTCGCCGCTGCGCACCCGGTCGGCGAAGGCGGCCATCTTGTCCAGCACCGCGTGGACGGCCGGCACCACGTTCTCGCCGTCCACCTCGACCACCGCACCGCGCGGGGCGCGCAGGGCGGTGTGCAGGACGGCGCGGTCCTCGGTGATGTTGATCTTCTCGCCGCGGAACATCGCGTCCCGCAGCTCGGCCACGCCGCGCGCCTGGGCCAGGAGACGCAGCAGCTCCAGCGTCTCGTCGGTGACCAACTGCTTGGAGTAGTCCAGGTGCAGGTCACCGACCTGCAGGGTGAGGCGGCTGCCGCGCTGCGGATCGGCGGCGAACAGCTCACGCAGGTGCAGCTCGCCGAGCTCCGCCCGGTGCTTCCCGAGAGCGGCCCACTGCGGGCTGCGGTCCAGGGGGGTACGGCCGTTGGCGGGGTTCTCCGGCATCGGTTCTCTCCTCGACAGGTCTGGGGTTCAGTGCTCGGTCCGGAGGGACGGACCCAGGTGGACACCGACGCTTTTGGCGGGGTCGACCGCTCCCAGCCTACGGAACAGTCAGGGCCCGTCGTGCCAACCCGAGCTGACGCCGCGATGTCGGTTCGGGTGCTACCGATGCGAGCGCAGGTCCAGGCTGCGCAGCACCTGGTCGACGAGCTCGGGGTCGGTGCCCGGCTCGGCCCGGACCGCCAGCATCTCGCGGCGCGAGGCGGCCAGCAGCTCCTGCTCCACCTCGCGCAGCCGGCGCAGCTGGGCGACCCGTTCGCGGGCCTCGGCAGCTTCCTCCTCCTCGTACTGCTCGGGGCAGAGCCTGGCCAGCCGGTCGTGCTGGCGCGCGCGCAGCTTCTCCACCACCTCGATCGGCAGCCGGTCCTCCTCCTCCAGTTCGGCGAGCCGGTCCAGGCCGGCCCTGGCCGCCCGCCACCAGAGCCGCCGCTCCTGCTGCTCGCGCAGGTCGAGCCGGGCGTCGATGCCGAGCTGCTTCACCAGCCAGGGCAGCGAGAGCCCCTGCACCAGCAGGGTGAACAGGACGACGCAGAAGGCGATGAAGACGATCCGGCCGCGGCCGGGGAAGACCGCGGCGCGGTGCGTGGTGAGCGGGACGGCCAGCGCCAGCGCGACCGTCGCCACCCCGCGCATGCCCGACCACCAGAGCACCACGGTCTCCCGCCAGCTGATCGGGATGTCGTCCTCGCCGCGGCTCAGCCGCTTGGAGATCCAGGCGGCCGGCAGCAGCCAGATCAGCCGGACCACCACCACGACGGCGATCACCACGGCGGCGTCCCCGATCATGTCGCGCCAGCCCGCGCCGGTGTCCTTGAGCACGGTGGCCAGTTCCAGGCCGATCAGGCCGAAGGCGACCCCGGTGATCAGGATCTCGACGATCTCCCAGAAGGCGGCGCCGACCAGCCGGTAGCCGACGTCGTCGGCGTCCGCGGCGCGATCGGCCAGGTAGAGCCCGCAGACCACCACCGCCAGGACGCCCGAGCCCTCGATCTCCTCGGCCAGCGTGTAGGCGGCGAACGGGACCAGCAGGTTGAGGGCGACCTGCTGGGTCGGGTCCTCCAGGAGCCCGGCGAGCCGGGCGTTCAGCCAGCCCAGCGCGATGCCGACCACCACCGCGAGCACCGCGGAGAGCACGAAGCGCAGCAGCGCGTGCGGGATGGAGAAGTCCCCGCTGACCACCGCGTCGACGGCCAGCGAGTAGATCACGATCGCCGTCACATCATTGAAGAGCCCCTCGCTCTCCAGCACGGCGACCAGCCGCCGGGGCAGCCCCACGCTGCCCGCCACCGCCACGGCCGCCACCGGATCGGGCGGCGAGACCAGCGCGCCGAGCGCGACAGCAGCCGCGATCGGGGTGGCCGGCGCGATCGCGTGGAAGGCCACCGCGACCAGCGTGGTGGTGATGACCACCAGCGCCACCGCGAGCAGCAGGATCGAGCGCAGATTCGCCCGGAAGTAGTGCAAGGAGGCACGCCGGGCGACCGCGAAGATCAACGGCGGCAGCACCAGCGGAAGGATCAGGTCCGGCTCCACCGAGATGTCGGGGATCCACGGGACCACCGCCATCGCCAGCCCCAGCAGGGTCATCAGCACCGGTTGCGGGACCCCGGTCCGGCGGGCCAGCGGCATGGTCACCACCGAGGCCAGCAGCACCAGGAAGAACAGCGACAGCTGACCCACGCGTGGTTCCTCTCCGTCGGGCTCGACGTCAGCATAGGCATGACAAGAACGGCCACCGATCGGACGCGCCGGACCGCCCGGGCCGTCGGCCGATTGGAGTTTCCCGCCGCTGACCAGGTAATGTCTTCCAGGTCAGCAGGCGCCGCTAGCTCAGTTGGTTAGAGCAGCTGACTCTTAATCAGCGGGTCCGGGGTTCGAGTCCCTGGCGGCGCACAGCAGATGGTTTGTACGACACTGGGTCTCCCCGCTTCGGCGGGGAGACCCAGTGTCGTTTCCGGGCACAGCCCCACTGCGGCTTCACGGGCACCGGCATGTGGATCTCGCCCAGGCACGGTCTGCCGCCCGCCTGCGGGACCCGGGCCGTCCGGGGTATCGGCCGGACGGCGTGGGGTGCGGCGCTAGTAGTTGACGGGGGGCCAGCCCTGACCGGGCGCGAAGGGAAGCCAGATCTGGTTGTTGCCGTTCCAGCGGTCCCACTGCTGGATGCGGACGCCGTTGGCGTTGCGGCCGCCGGGGACGTCCAGGCACTTGCCGCTCCAGGCGTTGCGCAAGGTGTAGCCGCCGCCGGGATGTGGGTCCAGATCCACTTCTGGTTGGCGCCGCCGTTGCAGTCCCACTGCTGGGCCGGGGCGCCGTTGTCGGTGCGCCAGCCGCCGATCTCCAGGCAGTGCGGGCTGATGGCGCTGCCCAGGGTGACGACGCTCGGGATCCCGGACGGGTGGTAGGCGTCGGCGCTGGCGCTGGGCGCGCCGAGGGTGATCGCGAGGCCGGCGCCGAGGGCGGCAGCGGCTATGCGGGTCTTGAGGGCCAAGGAGGTGATCCTCACCCG
This genomic window contains:
- a CDS encoding bifunctional DNA primase/polymerase, encoding MSGEQHFRCVQLSDRRTLLGVDIWTFQSVEYLTVAGETWLASASEYPRSMRALWEARPWAPTVLPCGRVFDVISMPALFGRKVLDELWASGPGCGPVASYRGRTLLLVQPGAAPRLRTLLAWEEWARDVPPLLCHGLGDAVTVPPVQRSADPVDPAGAGVGRWIVAPDTREPWLPGAAVLLWACVRAARGGAAESDPAPAARPRQHEPSRLRPLPGPGS
- a CDS encoding AAA family ATPase, whose protein sequence is MTSTVSPLQAPHGLGPGAAADAAVAAILDATVRPSPRAPRGVVVDSPPGAGKSTLVVKAARELVGAGERLMIVAQTNSQVDDLVDRLAAKAPDLGIGRLHSSDARPAPQALRHPNVTASSKAADLLEQDVVISTAAKWQWVKDVDPWRHAIVDEAYQMRSDALLAVARLFERALFVGDPGQLDPFTVVGTEQWAGLSYDPSSSAVVTLLAHNPAIVPHRLPVSWRLPASAAPLISAAFYPYTPFRSGTGPGDRLLIPRGRPDGSALDAAIDEAAEHGWALLELPARHTVRTDPQAVAAVAAVVCRLLERGLDTRSEQGGSPLTPDRIAVGTAHRDQAAAVRAALAALGIPVDTTAGPAVTVDTANRLQGREYDVTVVLHPLSGRPDATAFHLETGRLCVLASRHRHACIVVARAGIAALLDEHPSTEPVQLGVTVKFPDGWEANHAVLQHLGEHRVRL
- the pgi gene encoding glucose-6-phosphate isomerase; amino-acid sequence: MPENPANGRTPLDRSPQWAALGKHRAELGELHLRELFAADPQRGSRLTLQVGDLHLDYSKQLVTDETLELLRLLAQARGVAELRDAMFRGEKINITEDRAVLHTALRAPRGAVVEVDGENVVPAVHAVLDKMAAFADRVRSGEWKGHTGKRIKTVVNIGIGGSDLGPAMAYEALRAFSARELDFRFVSNVDGADLHEAVRGLDAAETLFIVASKTFTTIETITNATSARDWLLTELRADSAAVAKHFVALSTNAEGVADFGIDVANMFEFWDWVGGRYSYDSAIGLSLMIAIGPERFQEMLAGFHLVDEHFRTAPPEQNVPLLLGLLGVWYGAFFDAQSHAVLPYSHYLSKFTAYLQQLDMESNGKSVQRDGTPVDWQTGPVVWGTPGTNGQHAYYQLLHQGTKVIPADLIGFAKPVEDLLPGLKVQHDLLMANFFAQAQALAFGKTAEEVRAEGVPEFQVPHRTFRGNHPTSVILASELTPSVLGQLIALYEHKVFVQGAIWNIDSFDQWGVELGKVLAKRIEPVLLTGEGADHLDSSSAALVARYRELRGR
- a CDS encoding MgtC/SapB family protein encodes the protein MNHELPMAGHLLVAFALTYALGFERSLRGAAAGDRTFSLIGVGAAVVAALAQHGAPNVLTGVITGVGFIGGGLVFRETRATGDVVRGITTAATIFAAAAVGAAAGQGLLLLAAIGTGLALLTLEIRHIPGLRLLDGRRWARDFAEDDHCEGEPTPSAPGSPTRLDPADEDLLDAARSSEEADRSRV
- a CDS encoding RICIN domain-containing protein; this encodes MDLDPHPGGGYTLRNAWSGKCLDVPGGRNANGVRIQQWDRWNGNNQIWLPFAPGQGWPPVNY
- a CDS encoding Na+/H+ antiporter, whose amino-acid sequence is MGQLSLFFLVLLASVVTMPLARRTGVPQPVLMTLLGLAMAVVPWIPDISVEPDLILPLVLPPLIFAVARRASLHYFRANLRSILLLAVALVVITTTLVAVAFHAIAPATPIAAAVALGALVSPPDPVAAVAVAGSVGLPRRLVAVLESEGLFNDVTAIVIYSLAVDAVVSGDFSIPHALLRFVLSAVLAVVVGIALGWLNARLAGLLEDPTQQVALNLLVPFAAYTLAEEIEGSGVLAVVVCGLYLADRAADADDVGYRLVGAAFWEIVEILITGVAFGLIGLELATVLKDTGAGWRDMIGDAAVVIAVVVVVRLIWLLPAAWISKRLSRGEDDIPISWRETVVLWWSGMRGVATVALALAVPLTTHRAAVFPGRGRIVFIAFCVVLFTLLVQGLSLPWLVKQLGIDARLDLREQQERRLWWRAARAGLDRLAELEEEDRLPIEVVEKLRARQHDRLARLCPEQYEEEEAAEARERVAQLRRLREVEQELLAASRREMLAVRAEPGTDPELVDQVLRSLDLRSHR
- a CDS encoding CHAP domain-containing protein; translated protein: MKPALLVRRISAAAAMLLALALPTFVNLPSAAAASAPTGAAAAALAAANVSKTAGSCANTPTANSLGGSQFETSCSGGYSGGPEYWCADFAQWVWQNAGFSTTGLSADSASFQTYGQRNGTQHTATSYSPQPGDAVEYASTKDSAIHHVGLVTAVNPDGSITTANGDWNGTPGDNVPMATYAVSSSVVSLTIAASEKAVGDAPSTVDPADGYYIVGYTTPVVVSSNPYTPGAVCGSGFGVIDAHSLGGGAEVYLLYDAATQQNCVATMVNAPTGPVSLNATLSVQGGSSASNPGSFTYYAGPVTLAAPTACVQWGGSYQGTSWTSDWSHCG